The Streptomyces nigra genome includes the window GCCCCGGCCGTCAGGCGCCGGTCGCCGCGTCTTCCGCAGCGCCGGCCAGGACGTCCGGGACGCCGACCGGCTGGAGCAGCCAGCCGAAGTCGCCGAGGCCGCCCGTCGCCGTCAGCTCGGCGGCCTCACCGGCGCTCGCGAGGGCGCGCAGATATTCGGCGGGGCGGGTGGAGGCGAGTTCCAGCGAGGGGCGTGCGCCGGTGATGCCGAGGGCGCGCAGTGCCTCGCGCTGGGTGAGCAGACGGGCGCCGGGCAGCGCGCACGCGTCCAGCGCCACATGGGCGGTCAGATCGCAGGAGCCGTCCGGCACCGGAGCCGTCTCGCGTCCCTCGCGGAAGCCGGTCAGCGTGCCGAAGGGGGGCCTTGAACCGCGCGTGTGCGCGTAGTCCACGGCGACCGCAAGCCCCCGCTCCAGCGTGCCGGTCACGGCCGCCCACGCCTCGTCCCGAGGCAGTCCGATCTCGGCGCGCAGTCCCTCGCCGCCCTCCGCGGGCAGGGGCCACCAGCGGTCCAGCCAGCGCGCCTCGGTGCCGTCGACCGGCTCTCCGAGGCGCTCGGTGCCGTCCCGGCGGACCAGGACCCGGCGCGGCACGCCCTCAGCGTCCACCTCGGCGACCTCCACCGGAACGTTGTCCAGCCATTCGTTGGCGAACAGCAGTCCCGTCACCGGCCGGGGCGGCTCGGACAGCCAGGTCACCCCGGGGTCCAGATCCGGGGGGCGGGCGGCGATCTCGACGGCGTACGCGCGCGTGCGGGCCGCCACCTCGGCGGGGAGCGCGGCCAGCACACCGGTGACCAGCTCACCCCGGCCCGCCGCCATGTCGACGAGGTCGAGGGTGTCCGGCCGGCCCAGCGCCTCGTCCACCCGGCACAGCAGCCGGGCCACGGCGGCCGCGTAGAGCGGCGAGGCGTGCACGGACGTCCGGAAGTGCCCGGCCGGTCCCTCCGGGCGGCGGTAGAAGCCCTCCGGGCCGTACAGGGCGGATTCCGCCGCCGCCCGCCACCCCTGCCACACGTCCGCCGCCTCTTCTGCCACCGGCCCAGGCTAGGGCGTTCTCCTGCGCACAGGAATGCGGTCCCTCCACCTTGCGGAGTACGCGCGCGGGGTGCGGATCGGCCCTCCGGTTGACCCCTGCACACATCTGGTGTCCCTACGCTGGGTTACGTGCAGCGCCTCTATGACTTCCTCCGCAGGCACCCGACCGGGGTCGACACCTTCTGGGCCGTCCTCCTGTTCGGGATCTCTGTGGCGAGCGTGGCCATCCAGCCGGAGGGTGGGCGGGCCGACGGCCAGGGCACCGGGTCCGAGGCCGTCATCGTCCCCATCCTGGTGCTGTTGTGCCTGGTCATCGCGTTGCGCCGGCGGATGCCGGAGAAGATGCTGCTGCTGGCCATCGGGATCGGTCTGGCGCAGTTGGTGCTGAACGTGGCGACCACGCCCGCCGATTTCGCGTTCCTGGTGATCGTCTACACCGTCGCCGCGACCGGCGCCCGCTGGGCGTCCCGGCTCGCGCTCGGCGCGGGCCTGTGCGCGGCGCCGCTGTCCCAGCTGCGGTGGCCGGAGCAGGAGGCCACCGTCCTCAGCAACATAGCGCTGATCATCTTCCTCAGCGTGCCCTTCGCGCTCGCCTGGGTGCTCGGCGACTCCGTCCGCACCCGCCGCGCCTACTACGAGCAGCTGGAGGAGCGCGCGACCCGGCTGGAGAAGGAGCGCGAGGCCCAGGCCAAGGTCGCCGTCGCCGCCGAACGCGCCCGTATCGCGCGTGAGCTGCACGACGTCGTCGCGCACAACGTCTCGGTCATGGTGGTGCAGGCCGACGGCGCCGCCTATGTCCTCGACACCGCCCCCGACCAGGCCAAGAAGGCCCTGGAGACGATCTCCTCCACCG containing:
- a CDS encoding SAM-dependent methyltransferase, which produces MAEEAADVWQGWRAAAESALYGPEGFYRRPEGPAGHFRTSVHASPLYAAAVARLLCRVDEALGRPDTLDLVDMAAGRGELVTGVLAALPAEVAARTRAYAVEIAARPPDLDPGVTWLSEPPRPVTGLLFANEWLDNVPVEVAEVDAEGVPRRVLVRRDGTERLGEPVDGTEARWLDRWWPLPAEGGEGLRAEIGLPRDEAWAAVTGTLERGLAVAVDYAHTRGSRPPFGTLTGFREGRETAPVPDGSCDLTAHVALDACALPGARLLTQREALRALGITGARPSLELASTRPAEYLRALASAGEAAELTATGGLGDFGWLLQPVGVPDVLAGAAEDAATGA
- a CDS encoding sensor histidine kinase, whose amino-acid sequence is MQRLYDFLRRHPTGVDTFWAVLLFGISVASVAIQPEGGRADGQGTGSEAVIVPILVLLCLVIALRRRMPEKMLLLAIGIGLAQLVLNVATTPADFAFLVIVYTVAATGARWASRLALGAGLCAAPLSQLRWPEQEATVLSNIALIIFLSVPFALAWVLGDSVRTRRAYYEQLEERATRLEKEREAQAKVAVAAERARIARELHDVVAHNVSVMVVQADGAAYVLDTAPDQAKKALETISSTGRQALAEMRRLLGVLRTGEHQETGEYVPQPDVEQIDDLVEQCRSSGLPVDFKVEGTPRPLPSGVELTAYRIVQEALTNTRKHGGPNAGASVRLVYFDDGLGLLVEDDGKGAPHELYEDGGADGQGHGLIGMRERVGMVGGTLDAGPRPGGGFRISALLPLKPAH